One window of the Eriocheir sinensis breed Jianghai 21 chromosome 59, ASM2467909v1, whole genome shotgun sequence genome contains the following:
- the LOC126985207 gene encoding mucin-5AC-like, with amino-acid sequence MGETEDISKQVDQVYKNLLDKFNPAARNLITAGKAYLKALHGAMSASKIYLDALTKVARHSQQGTWGGSSDVGMCLMQMVDVYKEVQSQQMNILKAFYVDLLVPLETNLDKDTKVLQAEQKKFVSTHKTKLETYTKAASHLKKHKKKNRANKGAMDKEIKQYQAVEEERLKLEGFVESSLQNAVTQERRRYGFILERQCSLAKHYLAYHSRGSSLLTHALDNWQDVAKTREALPERLLAMLPSARPRDEGIYSTPLCLEEDAMSISSQVRKARSMDASCLDLSTADEEPPSRPLTRARSEFNLDHNRFTPDHTVLRRSMAIPEDVGRRAMARALYPYLPSGDNQLSFTEMDLIALIGEKNKGWQYGENLRTQRCGWFPVAYTELLQEEDDSALGFLSLQHTRARSSVGDPSCPGPSSLPANIEYRGAENSGPPLHAPPLHAPLASSSSTSSSSAALHHPPPHRPPRGHQKHRSASAGVVQFRAASPTTSTTHASSTSTSAAALPPPAQLHQQQQLHHQSYLRSTSTSQPPPPQHLVSSSSLDTLRSASSSSSTTTNNTVLFNHHQHPQHHYHQHQPKVPAPTLKKSPSFHGTHKPSTSSTSSSSTAITISNPGPPLSTSTRSYTTPASTSCTSSSTSSSSHVSRLHKRGSGSCSFHSSDDSGFSNESGTGSHRPPANPEVDYSDDDNSSGSELHPCRNSLSSRWLWSASSLALTCDDPCNSLPRERDDLASTTTNTTNTNTTSSYHHPYHPQAYYAPNPSQTLPAPGREVKMAQDKRRRYPSLPSLSSLSVDHFVTVARRKASKPKSPCAQKIAAQRERSRRTLRRSSSLLCLGMDSCAGLDELFSADYEDLRPGDWRHTSKVDILGDIPSPPPYDPPPPPTPPPNPSTCDQSTPSTTPRPPMPLPQGQSSPCSSSTHPKSSSEFSHRHSNSSSGNSTLTGSEGEEGTEEDEEEVYMVVRDHRREMTRTIKRSQTRKQVCRSLTWASPTPRSSSSPPAAALTHRTLDGPPGRDRTPRDAQRTQKSSQNQRRQPIRAATVRVPNRSRMEPRVTFKSDSPPLPPFNQPLRPQQPIPQPQKPQHTPQTYNGYLHILNYSDFMNRRLKYPEGASRLDQTSLTTGHLCGPWYDLWGDDPSVADV; translated from the exons ggGCGATGTCGGCAAGCAAGATCTACCTCGATGCGCTCACCAAGGTTGCAAGACACTCTCAACAGGGGACGTGGGGTGGTTCTTCTGACGTGg GGATGTGTCTCATGCAGATGGTCGATGTCTATAAGGAAGTCCAGTCACAGCAGATGAATATT cTGAAGGCGTTCTACGTGGACCTCCTCGTCCCTCTGGAGACCAACCTGGACAAGGACACAAAGGTTCTGCAG GCCGAGCAGAAGAAGTTCGTGTCCACCCACAAGACCAAGCTGGAGACGTACACGAAGGCGGCGTCGCACCTCaagaaacacaagaagaagaacagggcCAACAAGGGAGCCATGGACAAGGAGattaag caATATCAAGCCGTCGAGGAGGAAAGACTTAAATTGGAAGGATTTGTTGAGTCGAGCCTTCAGAAT GCCGTGACGCAAGAGAGACGGCGGTACGGGTTTATCCTTGAGCGCCAGTGTTCCCTCGCCAAGCACTACCTCGCCTACCACAGCCGCGGGTCCTCCCTGCTCACCCACGCCCTCGACAACTGGCAGGACGTGGCCAAGACTCGCGAGGCCCTTCCTGAACGACTCCTGGCCATGCTCCCCTCCGCCAGGCCAAGG GACGAAGGCATCTACTCCACCCCGCTCTGCCTTGAGGAGGACGCAATGTCTATCAGCTCGCAGGTCCGGAAGGCTCGCTCGATGGACGCCTCCTGCCTGGACCTGAGCACGGCCGACGAGGAACCGCCGTCCAGACCCTTGACGCGTGCCCGATCGGAGTTCAACCTTGACCACAACAGATTCACGC ctGACCACACTGTCCTTCGTCGGTCCATGGCCATCCCTGAGGACGTGGGTCGGCGGGCCATGGCCAGAGCGCTCTACCCTTATCTACCAAGCGGCGACAACCAACTCTCCTTCACTGAAATGGACCTGATAGCCCTCATAG GGGAGAAGAACAAGGGTTGGCAGTACGGGGAAAACCTGAGAACCCAGAGGTGTGGATGGTTCCCTGTGGCCTATACGGAGCTGCTTCAAGAGGAGGACGATTCTGCCCTGGG gtTCCTGAGTCTTCAACACACACGGGCCCGCAGTAGCGTAGGAGACCCATCCTGCCCcggcccttcctccctccccgctAACATTGAGTACAGGGGGGCGGAGAATTCAGGCCcccccctccacgccccccctcTCCACgcccccctcgcctcctcctcctccacctcctcctcctccgccgccctccaccaccctcctcctcaccGCCCCCCGCGAGGTCATCAAAAGCATAGATCGGCCAGCGCTGGAGTTGTACAG TTCCGAGCCGCAagtcccaccacctccaccacccatgCCAGTTCCACCTCCACTTCTGCCGCGGCCCTTCCACCACCAGCTCAactccaccaacaacaacaactccaccacCAGTCCTATCTTCGTTCTACCTCCACTtcccaaccaccaccgccacaacacctagtctcctcctcctccttggacaCCCTccgctccgcctcctcctcctcctccaccaccaccaacaacaccgtcCTCTTCAACCACCATCAGCAccctcaacaccactaccaccaacaccagccaaAAGTTCCCGCCCCGACGTTGAAGAAGTCCCCAAGTTTCCACGGTACCCACaaaccctccacttcctccacctcctcctcctccactgcgaTCACGATTTCGAACCCTGGTCCTCCACTTTCAACGTCGACTCGCTCCTACACGACGCCAGCATccacctcctgcacctcctcctccacctcctcctcgtcccatgTCTCCCGCCTCCACAAGAGAGGGAGTGGCAGCTGCTCCTTCCACTCCAGCGATGATAGTGGATTCAGCAACGAAAGTGGAACGGGAAGTCACCGCCCACCTGCCAACCCCGAAGTGGATTACTCGGATGACGACAACTCCAgcgg AAGTGAGCTCCACCCTTGCAGAAACAGCCTCAGCTCACGGTGGCTCTGGTCAGCTTCCTCGCTCGCCCTGACCTGCGACGACCCCTGCAACAGCCTACCGCGGGAGAGGGACGACctggccagcaccaccaccaacaccaccaacaccaacaccacctccagctACCACCACCCGTACCATCCTCAGGCTTACTACGCCCCGAACCCTTCCCAGACCCTCCCAGCACCGGGGCGTGAGGTGAAGATGGCccaggataagaggaggaggtacCCGTCGCTGCCGTCTCTGTCCTCGCTGTCAGTGGACCATTTCGTGACGGTGGCGCGGAGGAAGGCGAGCAAACCAAAGTCCCCGTGCGCGCAGAAGATCGCCGCGCAGAGAGAACGCAGCCGAAGGACCCTAAGACGTAGCTCCTCGCTCCTGTGCCTCGGGATGGACTCCTGCGCCGGCCTGGACGAACTCTTCAGCGCCGACTACGAGGATCTTCGGCCCGGGGACTGGCGCCACACGTCCAAGGTTGACATCTTAGGTGACATCCCTTCCCCGCCACCTTACGATCCGCCCCCTCCGCCTACGCCCCCTCCTAACCCATCCACATGTGACCAGTCCACGCCCTCCACCACCCCACGGCCGCCCATGCCACTCCCCCAGGGCCAGAGCTCCCCCTGTTCATCCTCCACGCATCCGAAGTCCTCCAGTGAGTTCTCGCATCGGCACTCGAACTCCTCGTCAGGGAACAGCACGTTGACGGGGAGCGAGGGCGAGGAGGGcacggaggaggacgaggaggaggtgtataTGGTAGTGCGAGACCACCGCAGGGAGATGACCAGGACCATTAAGCGTTCTCAGACCAGGAAGCAAGTCTGCCGATCGCTAACATGGGCGTCCCCAactccccgctcctcctcctctcccccagctGCCGCCCTCACCCACAGGACTCTTGATGGACCTCCAGGACGCGATAGGACTCCCAGGGACGCTCAGAGGACCCAGAAATCGTCCCAGAACCAAAGACGTCAGCCTATACGCGCTGCAACGGTCAGGGTCCCAAATCGCTCAAGAATGGAGCCCAGGGTGACCTTCAAGTCTGACTCACCGCCGCTCCCGCCCTTCAACCAGCCCCTACGCCCGCAGCAGCCCATCCCGCAGCCCCAGAAGCCCCAGCACACCCCCCAGACGTACAATGGCTACCTGCACATTCTCAACTACAGTGATTTCATGAACCGACGGCTGAAGTACCCTGAAGGTGCCTCTCGCCTCGACCAGACTTCCCTCACGACTGGGCACCTTTGTGGGCCATGGTACGACCTCTGGGGCGACGACCCTTCCGTGGCTGACGTGTAG